The Cylindrospermopsis curvispora GIHE-G1 genome contains a region encoding:
- the pabB gene encoding aminodeoxychorismate synthase component I has product MKTLIIDNYDSYTFNLYQLIAEVNGEYPIVVYNDQIAWEELQKWEFDNIVISPGPGRPENLKDFGICHQAIQNTKVPLLGVCLGHQGLGNGYGGKVIHAPEVHHGRLSDVYHHGTDVLTGIPSPFSVVRYHSLLVADDLPDCLEKVAWTADNLIMGIRHRSLPRWGVQFHPESICTEHGHTLFENFKEITHKFNQDNNKNMTKKYWMGNNQNAPLLLTNCCEQKQQQKFEICTRKLSFFPNTEQMFVHLFGESTNAFWLDSSRVEPGLSRFSFMGDSSGENSLLIRYQTQSQELTITKYDQISLKKEGIFEYLKGELEQRHCKSDDLPFDFNCGFVGYFGYELKAECGVKLKHHSTLPDAMFLFADRMIAIDHQEQTVYLLFLTVSGETASAETWFTWMEQQLKNLPPLSPVITEKKETPVNFRLSRSEKTYLDDIQKSLVEIHEGETYQVCLTNQIKTNTTPDPLAFYRTLRSINPAPYSAFLRFGNLAIACSSPERFLKIDPQGWVETKPIKGTLARGKTPEEDFILGERLQNSEKDRAENLMIVDLLRNDLGRVCAVGTVHVPKLMEVETYATVHQLVTTIRGYLREGMTAIDCIRNAFPGGSMTGAPKIRTMEIIDRLEQEARGVYSGAIGFLGLNGSADLNIVIRTAVMTPEQTCIGVGGGIVALSDPQMEFQETLLKGKSLINAMILTIQGTETAPFDNYDRFEC; this is encoded by the coding sequence ATGAAAACTCTAATTATTGACAACTATGACTCTTACACTTTCAATCTCTATCAATTAATTGCCGAAGTTAATGGAGAGTATCCGATTGTAGTATACAATGACCAAATAGCATGGGAAGAACTACAAAAGTGGGAATTTGATAATATTGTGATTTCACCAGGTCCTGGTCGTCCTGAGAACTTAAAAGATTTTGGCATTTGTCATCAAGCTATTCAAAATACAAAAGTTCCACTTTTAGGTGTGTGTTTAGGACATCAGGGACTGGGTAATGGGTATGGAGGAAAAGTTATTCATGCACCAGAAGTTCATCATGGTCGCTTGAGTGATGTTTATCATCATGGAACTGATGTTCTTACAGGAATTCCTTCTCCTTTTTCTGTGGTGCGTTATCATTCCTTATTAGTTGCAGATGACTTACCAGACTGTTTAGAAAAGGTGGCCTGGACAGCAGACAATTTGATTATGGGAATACGTCATCGTTCTTTACCACGCTGGGGTGTGCAGTTTCATCCAGAGTCAATCTGTACTGAACATGGACATACTTTATTTGAGAATTTTAAAGAGATTACCCATAAATTTAACCAAGATAATAACAAAAATATGACTAAAAAATATTGGATGGGCAATAATCAAAATGCACCTTTATTATTAACCAATTGTTGTGAACAAAAACAGCAACAAAAATTTGAAATTTGTACACGCAAATTAAGTTTTTTTCCTAATACTGAGCAAATGTTTGTACATTTGTTTGGCGAATCAACCAATGCTTTCTGGTTAGATAGTAGTCGGGTTGAACCTGGTCTTTCTCGCTTTTCTTTTATGGGAGATAGTAGTGGTGAAAACAGTCTATTGATTCGTTATCAAACACAATCTCAAGAACTAACAATTACAAAATATGATCAGATCAGTTTGAAGAAAGAGGGAATTTTTGAGTATCTCAAGGGGGAACTAGAACAAAGACACTGTAAATCTGATGATTTACCCTTTGATTTTAACTGCGGGTTTGTGGGTTATTTTGGGTATGAATTAAAGGCAGAATGTGGAGTCAAATTAAAGCATCATTCTACCTTACCTGATGCTATGTTTTTGTTTGCCGATCGCATGATTGCCATTGATCATCAAGAACAAACTGTTTATTTACTTTTCCTAACTGTGTCAGGAGAAACAGCTTCAGCAGAAACCTGGTTTACATGGATGGAACAACAGCTTAAAAATCTGCCTCCTCTGTCTCCTGTTATTACTGAAAAGAAAGAAACACCAGTGAATTTTCGATTAAGTCGATCTGAAAAAACTTATCTTGATGATATTCAGAAAAGTTTAGTCGAAATTCACGAAGGAGAAACTTATCAAGTTTGTTTAACCAATCAAATTAAAACAAATACCACTCCTGACCCACTGGCATTTTATCGCACCTTACGTTCAATTAATCCTGCTCCCTACTCGGCATTTTTGCGTTTTGGTAATCTAGCGATCGCCTGTTCATCTCCTGAACGATTTTTAAAAATTGATCCTCAAGGTTGGGTAGAAACCAAACCCATTAAAGGAACACTTGCACGCGGAAAAACTCCAGAAGAAGATTTTATCCTGGGTGAAAGATTACAGAATAGCGAAAAAGATCGGGCGGAAAATTTGATGATTGTGGACTTACTTCGTAATGATTTAGGAAGAGTTTGTGCAGTGGGTACTGTTCATGTTCCCAAATTAATGGAAGTAGAAACTTATGCCACTGTACATCAACTGGTAACAACTATTCGGGGTTATTTACGTGAAGGAATGACTGCTATAGATTGCATTCGTAATGCTTTCCCTGGTGGTTCAATGACAGGTGCCCCAAAAATCAGAACTATGGAAATTATTGACCGATTAGAACAAGAAGCAAGAGGAGTATATTCAGGAGCGATCGGCTTTTTGGGTTTGAATGGTTCAGCTGATTTAAACATTGTGATTCGTACTGCTGTCATGACACCCGAACAAACTTGCATCGGGGTTGGTGGTGGTATTGTCGCACTTTCAGATCCCCAAATGGAGTTTCAAGAAACACTCCTCAAAGGAAAATCATTGATTAATGCTATGATACTCACCATTCAAGGAACAGAAACAGCACCTTTTGATAATTACGATCGCTTTGAGTGTTGA
- a CDS encoding aldo/keto reductase, which produces MATNQLISLPSMGCGTWSWGNQLLWGYKQSMDEQLQEVFNLCVDNGVTLFDTGDSYGTGKLKGRSEILLGKFSRDYEHSHPERLNQRDICIATKLAAYPWRWTRKSIISACDASAKRLGKNVDLVQMHWSTANYAPWQELGLLDGLADLYAQGLVKGVGLSNYGTKRLLWVHKRFAERGIPITSLQVQYSLLSTYPVTELGLKDVCDSLGIKLIAYSPLALGLLTGKFRENGQLPKGIRGILFRQMLPGIKGLLGTLEEIANSRGKTMGQVAINWCICKGTIPIPGAKNREQAKQNLGALGWFLNNGEIAELDVAASKSEKKMVQNIFQTN; this is translated from the coding sequence ATGGCAACCAATCAATTAATATCATTACCCAGTATGGGATGTGGGACATGGTCTTGGGGGAATCAACTGCTTTGGGGATACAAACAAAGCATGGATGAGCAATTACAAGAGGTATTTAATCTTTGTGTAGATAATGGTGTCACCCTGTTTGACACAGGAGATTCCTATGGAACGGGAAAACTCAAGGGAAGAAGTGAAATACTGTTAGGAAAATTCAGCAGAGACTATGAGCATTCCCATCCAGAGAGACTGAATCAACGCGATATTTGTATTGCGACAAAATTAGCAGCTTATCCTTGGAGATGGACGAGAAAATCCATTATTTCTGCTTGTGATGCTTCCGCTAAAAGACTAGGTAAAAATGTTGATTTAGTTCAGATGCACTGGTCAACAGCCAATTATGCACCTTGGCAAGAATTAGGTTTATTGGATGGTTTGGCTGACTTATATGCACAGGGTTTGGTCAAAGGTGTGGGACTGTCTAATTACGGAACTAAAAGACTTTTATGGGTACACAAAAGATTTGCTGAAAGAGGTATACCTATAACAAGTCTACAGGTACAATATTCTTTGTTATCAACCTATCCGGTAACCGAATTGGGTTTAAAAGATGTTTGTGATAGTTTGGGGATTAAATTAATTGCCTATAGTCCCTTAGCATTAGGTTTACTTACGGGTAAGTTCCGAGAAAACGGCCAATTGCCCAAAGGAATACGGGGAATTTTATTTCGACAAATGTTACCGGGTATTAAGGGACTTTTGGGAACTTTAGAAGAAATAGCAAATAGTCGAGGTAAAACCATGGGTCAAGTAGCTATTAATTGGTGTATCTGTAAGGGAACAATTCCTATTCCTGGTGCTAAAAATCGAGAGCAAGCAAAACAAAACTTGGGAGCTTTGGGTTGGTTTTTAAATAATGGTGAGATAGCTGAATTAGATGTTGCAGCTAGCAAGAGTGAGAAAAAAATGGTGCAGAACATTTTTCAAACTAATTGA
- a CDS encoding DUF4336 domain-containing protein yields the protein MKIIPDKDNINFDSHGSNPYLWKFWGVLPIYPYNQRRTVRQEVVKDTIWTFDQIQGVFYVVVPIRMTVIRLAQGGLLVYAPVAPTRECIKLVNELVALHGDVKYIILPTVSGLEHKVFVGPFAREFSRARVFVAPEQWSFPLNLPLSWLGLPGRRTQILPQDPHETPFSDEFDYAILGPINLGLGKFGEVALFHKQSRTLMVTDTIVSVSVDPPAIIQLDPFPLLYHAQEKGGDTVPDSLQNRRKGWQRTALFAFYFRPSVVDVPPWKDIWQDAKNLSQRNLRNYFGFFPFRWKPDWEESYELLTRGGEIFVAPVLRTLILNRAPQVTINWANRVAKWDFARIIPCHFDAPVTATPQEFRRAFNFLEKGSGDSPDSNNKVEEDLQVLRDIDRGLNNWNIVPPAQDYSKP from the coding sequence GTGAAGATAATACCAGACAAAGATAATATAAATTTTGATTCCCATGGGAGCAACCCCTATTTATGGAAGTTTTGGGGTGTTCTCCCTATTTATCCCTACAATCAACGTCGCACTGTTCGTCAAGAGGTGGTTAAGGATACTATCTGGACCTTTGATCAAATCCAGGGGGTTTTTTATGTGGTTGTACCCATCCGCATGACGGTGATTAGGTTGGCACAAGGTGGTTTGTTAGTATATGCACCTGTTGCTCCCACTAGGGAGTGCATTAAATTAGTAAATGAATTAGTGGCCTTGCATGGAGATGTAAAGTACATTATTTTGCCTACAGTCTCTGGACTTGAGCATAAGGTGTTTGTGGGACCGTTTGCTAGGGAATTTAGTCGAGCAAGGGTTTTTGTAGCTCCCGAACAGTGGAGTTTTCCCCTGAATTTACCTTTGAGTTGGTTAGGTTTACCAGGGAGACGCACCCAAATATTACCCCAAGACCCTCATGAGACTCCCTTTAGTGATGAGTTTGATTATGCTATCCTTGGACCAATTAATTTGGGACTAGGCAAATTTGGGGAGGTGGCTCTATTTCATAAGCAATCCCGCACTTTAATGGTTACGGACACAATAGTTTCCGTTTCCGTGGATCCACCAGCAATAATTCAATTGGATCCATTTCCCCTACTTTACCATGCTCAGGAAAAAGGTGGTGATACTGTTCCTGATAGTTTACAAAACCGACGGAAAGGGTGGCAAAGAACTGCTCTCTTTGCTTTTTATTTCCGTCCCAGTGTGGTGGATGTACCTCCATGGAAGGATATATGGCAAGATGCCAAAAATTTGTCCCAGCGCAATTTGAGAAATTATTTTGGTTTTTTCCCCTTCCGCTGGAAACCAGACTGGGAAGAGTCTTATGAGTTGCTCACCAGGGGAGGAGAAATTTTTGTCGCTCCCGTTTTGCGAACCCTAATTTTAAACAGGGCTCCCCAAGTAACTATAAATTGGGCAAACCGGGTAGCGAAGTGGGATTTTGCACGGATTATTCCCTGTCATTTTGACGCACCCGTTACTGCTACTCCCCAAGAATTTAGAAGAGCTTTTAACTTTTTGGAGAAAGGTTCTGGTGACTCACCGGATAGTAATAATAAGGTGGAGGAGGATTTACAGGTTTTGAGGGATATTGACCGGGGATTAAATAATTGGAACATTGTCCCACCCGCTCAGGATTATTCAAAACCATAA
- a CDS encoding phosphoglucomutase/phosphomannomutase family protein yields the protein MSNPSNSGKIKFGTDGWRGIIADDFTFSNVRKVTRAIAAYLETAYDKSRPVLIAYDTRFLADEFARTSGAVLADLGWDVKITVRDCPTPVIAYNAKHLNSAGALMFTASHNPAPYCGIKYIPDYAGPATPEITDTIVANIETASDELPGSNPSGTISTFDPKPDYLDFIYKLLDVEKIRSANLKVKYDALYSTSRGYLDEVLQYCGTQLESFHTWRDVLFGGGMPEPKGDQLVELVEAVKNDKADLGLATDGDSDRFGIVDELGNVLTPNTVLLVLARHLIKNKGKSGAIVRTVATTHLLDNFAAKYGLPIYETAVGFKYIGEKMRETTVLIGGEESGGLSVIGHIPEKDGVLADMLVAEAIAYEGKPLSQLVQEAIAEADGPLYNNRLDLHLTEAHKNAVIKSYTQNPPSQVAGISVKEVGRKDGIKLYLAEGSWILLRPSGTEPLVRVYIETNSPEKLGEIAKTMEAEIAQLA from the coding sequence ATGAGTAACCCTAGCAATTCTGGTAAAATCAAATTTGGTACAGACGGATGGCGGGGAATTATTGCCGATGATTTCACCTTTTCTAATGTTAGAAAAGTAACTAGAGCAATAGCAGCCTATCTGGAAACTGCCTACGACAAGAGCAGACCTGTTTTAATCGCCTACGACACAAGATTTCTCGCTGACGAGTTTGCCAGAACTTCCGGAGCAGTCTTGGCCGATTTAGGTTGGGATGTGAAAATTACCGTTCGAGACTGTCCAACACCAGTCATAGCTTACAATGCAAAACACCTGAATTCCGCAGGTGCTTTGATGTTTACCGCTAGTCATAATCCAGCTCCCTATTGTGGGATTAAATACATACCAGATTATGCAGGTCCAGCCACCCCAGAAATTACGGATACCATTGTCGCCAATATAGAAACGGCATCGGACGAATTACCAGGATCTAATCCATCAGGCACAATTTCCACCTTTGATCCTAAACCTGATTACCTTGATTTCATCTACAAATTACTGGACGTAGAAAAAATTAGGAGTGCCAATTTAAAGGTTAAATATGATGCCCTGTATTCCACATCCCGTGGTTATTTAGATGAGGTATTACAGTATTGTGGAACCCAACTGGAAAGTTTCCACACCTGGAGAGATGTGTTATTTGGCGGGGGTATGCCAGAACCTAAGGGTGACCAACTGGTAGAACTAGTGGAAGCTGTTAAAAACGACAAAGCTGATTTAGGTTTAGCAACGGATGGTGATAGCGATCGCTTTGGGATTGTAGATGAGCTGGGTAACGTGCTGACCCCCAATACAGTATTATTGGTTTTAGCCAGACATTTAATCAAAAACAAAGGTAAAAGTGGTGCCATAGTCCGAACCGTAGCGACTACCCACCTATTAGATAACTTTGCAGCCAAATATGGTCTGCCAATTTATGAAACTGCTGTGGGTTTTAAGTACATAGGCGAAAAAATGCGGGAAACCACCGTGTTAATTGGAGGTGAAGAGTCCGGTGGTTTAAGTGTGATTGGGCATATTCCGGAAAAGGATGGTGTATTAGCTGATATGCTAGTAGCAGAAGCTATAGCATACGAGGGTAAACCATTAAGTCAATTAGTTCAGGAAGCCATAGCAGAAGCGGATGGACCGCTATACAACAACCGCTTAGACTTACACCTAACGGAAGCTCACAAAAATGCTGTAATTAAATCCTACACCCAAAATCCCCCTTCCCAAGTAGCTGGTATTAGCGTTAAGGAAGTAGGTAGAAAGGATGGAATTAAACTGTATTTAGCAGAGGGTAGTTGGATCCTATTGCGTCCATCAGGTACAGAACCCCTGGTCAGAGTTTATATAGAAACCAACTCCCCAGAAAAACTGGGTGAGATTGCTAAGACCATGGAAGCAGAAATTGCTCAGTTAGCATAG
- a CDS encoding transglutaminase domain-containing protein: protein MSLILPNFNVSQMFGQKTIRPVTAATIYGIAFIKDQLLAIDSLKGHLLQIDPVSDNSKILNPHQVKEFTDVTGLAVWEDTLWVTRGNSVYLCKLNSLGLEHFATLPYNADGIAVWDATVYISCQRMGYILIFDRDTRKEITRFYAPGVGKQNLAVSQETLWICDRTEQTVYSMDRATGEVRFSVLTPFASPTGIAIYHQDHTDKDILYVSYSLEEPYIRDNPNADPNHELTYRDVTFIHPLHYHYDPDKRYGLSNGYLVEMSYVEEIAPLEEVYLTDIEWRIALPSETERQKVKQVEPIGLPFTEEVISGQRIAVFKFDTLVPGERHIFGWKALLEVRGIKYRITPKDTEEIPEPTLELQTRYLVDDDDLAMNTVIVRRAAHEAVGSETNLLRKMYSIRNYVYDELSYGIKPHIDTPDIVLGRGVGSCGEYVGVLLALCRLNGIPCRTVGRYKCPPYPELKGVPLQPDFNHVWLEFYIPNFGWLPMESNPDDIGDYGPYPTRFFMGLCWYHIEIGKGVSFETISSNGQRLTKEELSIGELAINHIRFTILKELPPIEFSEHKDQEENVSPNGMV from the coding sequence ATGAGTTTGATACTCCCTAATTTCAATGTTAGCCAGATGTTTGGGCAAAAAACAATTCGACCAGTGACTGCTGCTACCATCTATGGTATCGCTTTTATTAAAGATCAACTCCTTGCCATTGACTCCCTCAAGGGACATTTACTCCAAATTGACCCGGTTTCCGACAATAGTAAAATTCTCAATCCTCACCAGGTAAAAGAATTTACTGATGTCACCGGTTTAGCAGTTTGGGAAGACACCCTTTGGGTTACCCGTGGTAATAGCGTCTATTTATGTAAACTAAACTCCCTGGGTTTGGAACATTTTGCCACCCTACCATATAATGCTGATGGCATTGCTGTTTGGGATGCCACTGTTTATATTAGCTGTCAGAGAATGGGTTATATCCTGATTTTTGACAGAGACACACGTAAAGAAATTACCCGATTCTACGCCCCTGGAGTAGGTAAACAAAATTTAGCAGTCAGTCAGGAAACCCTTTGGATATGCGATCGCACGGAACAAACTGTCTACTCAATGGATCGGGCTACTGGAGAAGTTCGTTTTAGTGTCCTTACTCCCTTTGCATCCCCAACTGGTATTGCCATATACCATCAAGACCATACAGATAAAGATATTTTATACGTCTCCTATTCTTTGGAGGAGCCTTACATTCGTGACAACCCTAACGCTGATCCTAACCACGAGTTAACCTATCGGGACGTAACCTTTATTCACCCACTTCACTATCATTATGATCCAGATAAACGCTATGGACTGTCTAATGGTTATTTAGTGGAAATGTCCTATGTTGAAGAAATTGCTCCCCTAGAAGAAGTTTACTTAACCGATATTGAATGGCGTATTGCACTCCCATCGGAAACTGAAAGGCAAAAAGTCAAACAGGTAGAGCCCATTGGTCTACCCTTCACCGAAGAGGTAATTTCTGGACAAAGGATTGCAGTGTTCAAATTTGATACCCTTGTTCCCGGCGAAAGGCATATATTTGGTTGGAAGGCACTATTGGAAGTACGAGGTATTAAGTATCGTATTACTCCCAAAGATACGGAAGAAATACCAGAACCGACCTTGGAATTACAAACACGCTATTTAGTAGATGACGACGATTTAGCGATGAATACGGTCATCGTGCGGCGTGCTGCTCATGAAGCTGTGGGTTCAGAAACCAACCTACTGCGCAAAATGTATAGCATTCGTAACTACGTTTATGATGAGCTATCATACGGAATTAAGCCCCATATAGACACCCCCGATATAGTGCTAGGTCGAGGAGTTGGGTCCTGTGGAGAATACGTGGGTGTATTACTAGCTTTATGTCGTTTAAATGGCATTCCCTGCCGCACGGTGGGTAGGTATAAATGTCCACCCTACCCAGAATTAAAAGGCGTTCCCCTGCAACCCGACTTTAATCATGTGTGGTTAGAGTTTTACATTCCCAATTTTGGTTGGTTACCCATGGAATCCAATCCGGACGACATTGGGGATTATGGTCCCTACCCCACCAGATTTTTCATGGGTTTGTGTTGGTATCATATTGAAATTGGTAAAGGGGTTTCCTTTGAGACCATAAGCAGCAATGGTCAAAGATTAACCAAGGAAGAGTTATCCATTGGGGAATTAGCCATTAACCACATTCGGTTTACCATCCTTAAGGAATTACCACCCATAGAATTCTCAGAGCATAAAGATCAGGAAGAAAATGTTAGTCCCAATGGAATGGTTTGA
- a CDS encoding cation-translocating P-type ATPase, with protein MSAHSLPEDAAVWHSLEIDKALELLDSNADDGLTPSQVEERLLKYGSNELEEHGGRSPWQILLDQFTNIMLLMLIGVAFISGFLDFLSLQQGTLKSGEVPFKDTIAIMAIVILNGVLGYVQESRAEKALAALKKLSSPSVRVLRNGKLADIAGKDLVPGDVMLLEAGVQVAADGRLLEQSNLQIRESALTGEAEAVSKQAVLTLPKDAALGDRLNLVFQGTEVVQGRAKVVVTNTGMTTELGKIAAMLQSVDSEPTPLQQRMTQLGNALVTGSLVLVGIVVLTGIIQARGFSNIQELLEVSLSMAVAVVPEGLPAVITVTLALGTQRMVRHHALIRKLPAVETLGSVTTICSDKTGTLTQNKMVVQSVYTNQKGFRVTGEGYAPVGDFQLKGQNIDLEDHPEISGLLVACAVCNDSVLQKEAGEWAILGDPTEGALMTLAGKASIERDQWNSKLPRVSEFPFSSERKRMSVISQIQEVATGNPGISGVDPIIAGFVSSEPYLMFTKGSPELTLARCNQIYLGNGSFPIEEEQRSQILIANDQMASQGLRVLGLAYKPLKEIPPEASEDTSENELVWLGLVGMLDAPRPEVRAAVAECRQAGIRPIMITGDHQLTARAIAVDLGIADKDARVVTGQDLQRMSDQEIEDQVDLVSIYARVSPEHKLRIVQALQRRGRFVAMTGDGVNDAPALKQADIGIAMGITGTDVSKEASDMVLLDDNFATIVAATKEGRVVYTNIRRFIKYILGSNIGEVLTIAAAPILGLGGVPLSPLQILWMNLVTDGLPALALAVEPPEPDVMQRPPFSPRESIFARGLGSYMVRIGIVFAIITIILMEWAYFHVKSATGDGLSPERWKTMVFTSLCIAQMGHAIAIRSNNQLTIEMNPLSNIFVLGAVIATTILQLLLIYVPPLRDFFGTHYLPLHELFICIGFSALMFVWVECEKIFFRVMGKKNV; from the coding sequence ATGTCTGCCCATTCTTTGCCTGAAGATGCCGCAGTTTGGCATAGTTTAGAGATAGATAAAGCTTTAGAGCTGCTTGATAGTAATGCTGATGATGGCTTAACACCATCCCAAGTTGAAGAACGTTTACTCAAGTATGGTTCTAATGAACTGGAAGAACACGGTGGACGTAGTCCCTGGCAAATTCTCCTCGACCAGTTCACTAACATCATGTTGTTGATGCTGATTGGTGTGGCCTTCATTTCTGGTTTTTTGGACTTTTTGTCCCTACAACAGGGGACCTTAAAGTCGGGAGAAGTTCCTTTTAAAGATACAATTGCAATTATGGCAATTGTGATTCTTAATGGTGTACTTGGATATGTCCAAGAAAGCCGAGCAGAAAAAGCTTTAGCAGCTTTGAAAAAGCTATCATCTCCCTCAGTGCGTGTACTTCGCAATGGCAAATTAGCGGATATAGCAGGGAAAGACCTTGTACCCGGTGATGTGATGTTGCTGGAAGCAGGAGTGCAGGTAGCTGCTGATGGACGTTTACTGGAACAGTCAAACCTGCAAATCAGAGAGTCCGCCCTGACCGGTGAAGCTGAAGCAGTAAGTAAACAAGCTGTACTTACCTTGCCTAAAGATGCTGCATTGGGCGATCGCCTAAATTTAGTTTTTCAGGGGACAGAAGTAGTCCAAGGTCGTGCCAAGGTTGTGGTCACTAATACTGGGATGACAACAGAGCTGGGAAAAATAGCTGCTATGCTCCAGTCAGTGGATAGTGAACCCACTCCTTTGCAGCAGCGCATGACCCAATTGGGTAATGCGTTAGTCACCGGTTCTTTAGTATTAGTAGGGATTGTTGTCCTGACTGGCATCATCCAAGCGCGTGGTTTTAGTAACATACAAGAACTGCTGGAAGTATCCCTCAGCATGGCAGTAGCAGTAGTCCCAGAAGGTTTACCTGCGGTAATTACCGTAACTCTGGCTTTGGGGACTCAACGTATGGTCCGTCATCATGCTTTAATTCGCAAACTCCCAGCAGTGGAAACCTTAGGATCGGTAACCACTATCTGTTCCGATAAAACCGGGACTTTAACTCAAAACAAAATGGTGGTGCAGTCCGTTTACACTAATCAAAAAGGTTTTAGAGTTACAGGGGAAGGTTATGCTCCCGTGGGTGATTTTCAATTAAAAGGGCAGAATATTGATTTAGAAGACCATCCAGAAATATCTGGTTTATTAGTGGCCTGTGCTGTATGTAATGACTCCGTACTACAAAAGGAAGCTGGAGAATGGGCAATTTTGGGAGACCCCACTGAAGGAGCTTTAATGACCTTGGCGGGGAAAGCTAGTATTGAAAGAGATCAGTGGAATAGCAAATTACCCCGGGTGTCTGAGTTTCCCTTTTCTTCTGAACGCAAACGCATGAGCGTGATCTCCCAAATACAGGAAGTGGCCACTGGTAATCCTGGCATTAGTGGTGTTGACCCCATAATAGCTGGATTTGTCAGTTCAGAACCCTATTTAATGTTCACTAAAGGTTCCCCAGAATTAACTTTGGCTCGCTGTAATCAAATTTACTTGGGTAATGGCAGTTTTCCCATAGAAGAGGAGCAACGTAGTCAAATTCTGATTGCCAATGATCAAATGGCTTCCCAGGGTTTACGAGTTCTGGGTTTGGCCTATAAACCTTTGAAGGAAATCCCACCAGAAGCATCCGAGGATACCTCAGAAAATGAGTTGGTGTGGTTAGGTTTAGTGGGTATGTTGGATGCACCCCGCCCAGAAGTACGTGCAGCTGTCGCAGAATGTCGTCAAGCTGGAATTCGCCCCATTATGATTACTGGTGACCATCAGTTAACTGCACGGGCGATCGCTGTGGATCTGGGTATTGCTGATAAGGATGCTAGGGTGGTTACCGGTCAAGATTTACAACGGATGAGTGACCAGGAAATAGAAGACCAGGTAGATTTAGTCAGCATTTACGCTAGAGTTTCTCCCGAACACAAATTGCGAATTGTTCAAGCATTGCAAAGACGCGGTAGATTTGTGGCCATGACAGGTGATGGGGTTAATGACGCTCCTGCTCTTAAACAAGCTGATATTGGTATTGCGATGGGCATTACTGGTACAGATGTGAGCAAGGAAGCTAGTGATATGGTGTTGTTGGATGACAACTTTGCTACCATAGTAGCAGCTACTAAAGAAGGTAGAGTGGTTTATACGAATATTAGAAGGTTTATTAAGTACATTTTGGGCAGTAATATCGGTGAGGTTCTCACCATTGCAGCAGCACCAATTTTGGGTTTGGGTGGTGTTCCCCTTAGTCCTTTACAAATCCTGTGGATGAACCTAGTGACTGATGGTCTACCAGCTTTAGCTTTAGCTGTGGAACCTCCGGAACCGGATGTGATGCAGCGCCCCCCCTTTAGTCCCCGGGAAAGTATTTTTGCCAGAGGACTGGGATCTTACATGGTTCGCATTGGCATTGTATTTGCCATCATCACTATTATCCTGATGGAATGGGCTTATTTCCATGTTAAGTCCGCAACGGGAGATGGTCTGAGTCCTGAACGCTGGAAAACTATGGTTTTTACCTCTTTGTGTATCGCCCAAATGGGCCATGCGATCGCCATTCGTTCTAATAACCAACTGACAATTGAAATGAATCCCCTATCCAATATATTTGTGTTAGGAGCAGTAATTGCAACAACTATTTTACAGTTGTTATTAATCTATGTTCCACCTTTGAGGGATTTCTTTGGTACCCATTATTTACCTTTGCATGAGTTGTTCATCTGTATAGGGTTTAGTGCCTTAATGTTTGTTTGGGTTGAGTGCGAAAAAATATTCTTCCGGGTTATGGGTAAGAAGAATGTTTAA